One genomic region from Catenovulum adriaticum encodes:
- a CDS encoding sulfatase-like hydrolase/transferase, producing MSKIDKQGRFKTLIKSKVKSKYQHLITGLCSAIILSACSQTGTNQTKFNSVDSAASSTEQTSEAELVSPILKAGDKPNVVLILIDDLSHYGMTTYGSNVIRSVRGHFPDKKFSTPNIDALAQSGLRVENAFTHPICENTRIALMSGKNNDRNYLRPKSQHASDITFGDVFQKAGYTTGMYGKWKQTRGTKEIAGKDYISEFGWDDYVAFDVVDEGQRFINPNLVINGEIKNYQGRTDLDPETGRRWYGPDIFNRHALQFIEGNKDKPFFLYYPMALVHDDHKPTPDTKPNSIFDNFDETPHSRNGATGDDPKYIIDMIEYTDKLIGKVVNKIDELGLREETLIMVMGDNGTKEIFAHVMPDGSVYPGRKGGNADNGLHVGMVLNQPGTIPAESNDTRGYDGLVYLTDVFPTIAEAAGIEIPQATDLDGISFWQQAMGASGEPRDNIYSWFIGNEKYTAETDPVKIRFAFNKNFKRYGPSRYFPNGRFFDLRTDLLEREGDRYVELRWGLRRYSGLNINNLTPEQHKAYTELGKVLAENELVRVNKLAITSDKSSLSVGETINLNAQVWPKNAKRDGVVWVSSDSNIASVNKFGEVTGHKAGKVEISVYSWDDAEPIASNRNPTFYTDGITAVKKLTVK from the coding sequence ATGAGTAAGATTGACAAACAAGGTAGATTTAAAACCTTAATTAAATCAAAAGTTAAATCAAAGTATCAGCATTTAATCACAGGTTTATGCTCGGCTATTATCCTGTCAGCGTGTAGCCAAACTGGCACCAATCAAACAAAATTTAATTCAGTTGATTCGGCTGCTTCATCAACTGAGCAAACATCAGAAGCTGAACTTGTCAGCCCGATATTAAAAGCAGGTGATAAGCCCAATGTGGTTCTGATTTTAATTGACGATTTAAGTCATTATGGCATGACCACATATGGCTCAAATGTGATTCGCTCAGTAAGAGGCCACTTTCCTGATAAAAAATTTAGCACGCCTAATATAGATGCTCTAGCACAAAGCGGTTTGCGGGTAGAAAATGCGTTTACGCATCCTATTTGCGAAAATACGCGCATTGCTTTAATGAGCGGTAAAAATAACGATCGAAACTACCTTCGTCCAAAATCACAACATGCATCTGATATTACCTTCGGTGATGTTTTTCAAAAAGCTGGCTACACCACAGGCATGTATGGTAAGTGGAAACAGACACGTGGTACCAAAGAAATTGCTGGCAAAGACTATATTTCAGAATTTGGTTGGGACGATTATGTCGCGTTTGATGTGGTTGATGAAGGTCAGCGTTTTATTAACCCAAACTTAGTCATTAACGGCGAAATTAAAAACTACCAAGGGCGTACTGATCTTGATCCAGAAACGGGTAGAAGATGGTACGGCCCCGATATTTTTAACCGTCACGCTTTACAATTTATAGAAGGTAACAAAGATAAACCTTTTTTCTTATATTACCCAATGGCGCTGGTTCATGATGATCATAAACCCACGCCAGACACTAAACCTAATTCGATTTTTGATAATTTTGATGAAACGCCGCATAGCCGAAATGGTGCGACAGGCGATGATCCTAAATACATTATTGACATGATTGAATACACAGATAAATTAATTGGTAAAGTGGTTAACAAAATTGATGAGCTGGGGTTACGAGAAGAAACTTTAATTATGGTCATGGGTGACAATGGCACCAAAGAAATTTTTGCACATGTGATGCCTGATGGCAGTGTTTACCCGGGTAGAAAAGGTGGCAACGCTGATAATGGATTACATGTTGGCATGGTGTTAAATCAACCAGGCACCATTCCAGCTGAATCTAACGATACTCGTGGTTATGATGGTTTGGTTTATCTAACCGATGTATTTCCAACTATTGCGGAAGCGGCGGGTATTGAAATACCACAAGCCACAGATTTAGATGGTATTAGTTTTTGGCAGCAAGCAATGGGCGCCTCGGGTGAACCTAGAGATAATATATATAGCTGGTTTATTGGTAACGAAAAATATACAGCGGAAACTGATCCAGTCAAAATTCGATTTGCGTTTAACAAAAATTTTAAACGTTATGGCCCGAGCCGATATTTTCCTAACGGCCGATTTTTTGATTTACGCACAGATTTGTTAGAACGCGAAGGTGACCGCTATGTAGAATTACGTTGGGGCCTACGTCGGTACAGTGGCCTTAATATTAACAATTTAACGCCAGAACAACACAAAGCTTATACAGAATTAGGTAAAGTGTTGGCAGAAAACGAGCTCGTTAGAGTGAATAAACTGGCGATAACATCGGATAAATCAAGTTTATCTGTAGGCGAAACGATAAACTTAAATGCTCAAGTATGGCCAAAAAATGCCAAACGTGACGGTGTGGTATGGGTGTCTAGCGATTCTAATATTGCCAGCGTGAATAAGTTTGGTGAAGTCACTGGCCATAAAGCAGGAAAAGTCGAAATTAGCGTTTACTCATGGGACGATGCAGAACCAATTGCAAGCAACCGTAATCCAACTTTTTATACGGACGGTATCACAGCCGTGAAAAAGTTAACGGTTAAGTAA
- a CDS encoding sulfatase-like hydrolase/transferase — MRLSQLILEFKIQSRLRDFIKCLLLIGLPFNVFMGWQQASAQEQTRKPNKHYHSNGAAVGQAKNRAKPNIVFILSDDQSVNSLASLGNTQIISPNINALAKQGVTFSHAYNMGGWNGAVCLASRAMFNTGRSLWQAKALEKPQNKATRIKTTWANQMKARGYQTYMTGKWHVHIKAEAVFDHVKHVRAGMPQDAWDFPTMVNHFSDLAKGKYDSYADFMPVGYNRPLSANDDSWSPTDIRFGGYYEGGTHWSEVVRDDAIEFIKQASQKETPFFMYIAFNAPHDPRQAPQAYQDWYAVEQIKVPESFLPKYPYQEQIGNGPSLRDSALAPFPRTEFAVQTHIKEYYASISHMDKQIGDILAALNAAKVMDNTYLIFTSDHGLAVGEHGLFGKQNLYEHSVRAPFIITGPDLDQGVVNDSDIYIQDAMATALDLAGGKKPEHVFFNSVLPLARGQQTESNYPQIYGGYIDLQRMIKQDGYKLIVYPKAQVVRLYHLASDPQELKDLAQQPDYQQKTKDLFKSLMALQAELKDPLDLSNIYQAL, encoded by the coding sequence ATGAGATTAAGCCAATTAATACTTGAATTCAAGATACAAAGCCGTTTAAGAGATTTTATTAAATGTCTGTTATTAATTGGCTTACCATTTAATGTATTCATGGGCTGGCAGCAAGCTAGTGCTCAAGAACAAACGAGAAAGCCAAACAAGCATTATCATTCCAATGGCGCTGCAGTAGGGCAAGCTAAAAACAGAGCTAAACCAAATATTGTTTTTATTTTGTCTGATGATCAATCTGTAAATAGTTTAGCAAGTTTAGGCAACACCCAAATTATTAGCCCCAATATTAATGCATTGGCAAAGCAAGGTGTTACTTTTAGCCATGCATATAACATGGGCGGCTGGAATGGCGCTGTTTGCTTAGCTTCGCGCGCTATGTTCAATACAGGCCGATCTTTATGGCAAGCAAAAGCATTAGAAAAACCACAAAATAAAGCCACTCGTATAAAAACCACCTGGGCAAATCAAATGAAAGCCAGAGGCTATCAAACCTATATGACAGGCAAGTGGCATGTTCATATAAAAGCGGAGGCCGTATTTGACCATGTAAAGCATGTGCGAGCGGGTATGCCACAAGATGCTTGGGATTTTCCTACAATGGTTAATCATTTTTCAGATTTAGCGAAAGGCAAATATGATAGCTACGCTGATTTTATGCCAGTTGGCTATAATCGGCCTTTGTCAGCTAATGATGATTCATGGTCACCTACAGATATTCGATTTGGTGGTTATTACGAAGGGGGAACACACTGGAGTGAAGTGGTTCGTGATGATGCGATTGAATTTATTAAACAGGCCAGTCAAAAAGAAACGCCTTTTTTCATGTATATTGCTTTTAATGCTCCGCATGATCCACGTCAGGCGCCTCAAGCCTATCAAGATTGGTATGCGGTGGAGCAAATAAAAGTGCCTGAGAGTTTCTTACCTAAATATCCATATCAAGAACAAATAGGCAATGGACCTAGTTTGCGTGATTCAGCACTGGCCCCTTTTCCTCGAACTGAATTTGCGGTTCAAACCCATATTAAAGAATATTATGCATCTATTTCGCATATGGACAAGCAAATTGGTGATATTTTAGCCGCCTTGAATGCTGCTAAAGTTATGGATAATACGTATCTTATTTTTACGTCAGATCATGGTTTAGCTGTGGGTGAACATGGTTTATTTGGCAAACAGAACCTATATGAGCACAGTGTACGAGCCCCTTTTATTATAACAGGTCCAGATCTTGATCAAGGGGTTGTTAATGATTCAGATATTTATATTCAGGACGCAATGGCAACCGCATTAGATTTAGCGGGCGGTAAAAAGCCAGAACATGTGTTTTTTAATTCAGTTTTACCCTTGGCTCGTGGTCAGCAAACTGAATCTAATTACCCTCAAATATATGGTGGCTATATCGATTTACAGCGCATGATTAAGCAAGATGGCTATAAATTAATCGTATATCCGAAAGCGCAGGTTGTTCGTTTGTATCATTTAGCGAGTGATCCACAGGAATTAAAGGATCTTGCCCAACAGCCAGATTACCAACAAAAAACTAAAGACTTATTTAAATCATTAATGGCATTACAAGCCGAGTTAAAGGATCCGCTTGATTTATCAAATATTTATCAAGCTTTGTAA
- a CDS encoding family 16 glycosylhydrolase gives MYQLNKTMSLAAMSVVLSSTLLSCSLPPFHNSSTDQTQLDVGYEWGSELAQLPTPPAGMKWQLNSQFSDEFENWDATKWQAQHNWWNGSGENRPGAYVEAEHADDTENVEIKDSKLFLYSKANGPSKEKWVGTSVVSSKQPISYGYYEVKMKASMLATTSAFWMQGRFSEIDVIEAIGAPKKGAKNFEKGLSTNFHYFPNGFGKPGYLNGPIELAAIKNEQAPDGAAHGWHTYGIWWVNEDYAYIYLDGKRVSDFHRVKEPGHPQTDKLEFPAPFNETMTLFMDTEIWNWGDGKPGTPTPQELAATDGSNAMQVEWIRAYKLVAE, from the coding sequence ATGTATCAATTAAATAAAACAATGAGTTTAGCCGCGATGAGTGTGGTATTGAGCAGCACACTGCTATCGTGTTCACTGCCGCCTTTTCACAATAGTTCAACTGATCAAACTCAACTAGATGTCGGTTATGAGTGGGGCAGCGAATTAGCACAGCTACCTACACCGCCTGCGGGGATGAAATGGCAACTCAATTCTCAATTTAGTGACGAATTTGAGAATTGGGATGCAACTAAATGGCAAGCGCAACATAATTGGTGGAATGGTTCAGGTGAGAACCGTCCAGGTGCTTACGTTGAAGCCGAGCATGCCGATGACACCGAAAACGTTGAAATTAAAGATAGTAAATTATTTTTATACAGCAAAGCGAATGGCCCCTCAAAAGAAAAGTGGGTTGGTACCTCGGTTGTTTCATCTAAACAGCCTATTTCGTATGGATATTACGAAGTTAAAATGAAAGCATCTATGTTAGCGACGACATCTGCTTTTTGGATGCAAGGTCGATTTAGCGAAATTGATGTCATCGAAGCCATCGGCGCACCCAAAAAAGGCGCTAAAAACTTTGAAAAAGGATTAAGTACTAACTTTCATTATTTTCCAAATGGTTTTGGCAAACCTGGTTATTTAAATGGCCCGATTGAATTAGCCGCTATAAAAAATGAGCAAGCACCTGATGGCGCAGCACATGGCTGGCATACTTACGGTATTTGGTGGGTAAATGAAGATTATGCTTATATCTATTTAGATGGTAAACGGGTAAGTGACTTTCACCGAGTTAAAGAACCTGGCCACCCACAAACGGATAAACTCGAATTTCCGGCTCCGTTTAACGAAACCATGACCTTATTTATGGATACTGAAATTTGGAATTGGGGCGACGGTAAACCCGGCACACCGACCCCACAAGAGCTTGCTGCAACAGATGGTAGCAATGCGATGCAGGTTGAATGGATACGAGCTTATAAGCTAGTTGCAGAATAA
- a CDS encoding glycoside hydrolase family 2 TIM barrel-domain containing protein — protein sequence MIQVRLPLAQKLTRKFAVSSLLLLGAFSHNAFAQKASEINDWENPDVIQINKMPARATAYSFTSEASALKGDRDQANFLSLNGQWKFHFVADSANRPLDFYQSDFNSQDWDNITVPSNWELEGYGQPIYTNSTYPFPVNLPKIDRENAVGSYLKSFELPADWANKQVVLHFGGVASAFYLWVNGEKVGYSQDSALPAEFDITDYVKKGKNDIAVQVFRWSDGSYLEDQDHWRLGGIQREVLLLAQPKVAINDFAVRTVLTDNYSKAKLQVNPELTNLNKQNIEGWSLSAQLYDANDKPVLDSELDIEATQLSPVVYPQRDTFKFEVLEAQIDNPKLWTSETPYLYTLTLSLKNKQEQLVEARSVKVGFRDVKINDKGQLLINGQSIKLIGVNRHDHHVTKGKALNRADIRRDFELLKTFNFNSIRTAHYPNDPYVYQLADQYGIYVMDEANIESHGVGGKLANLPQWTNSIVQRVANMVERDKNHPSIISWSFGNESGTGPGFAAAAGWVKDFDPTRFIHYEGAQGDPNHPKYSPLVDLWNSAEERHTPLANPTDPPFVDVISRMYPNLEDLKGLADSPYIDRPILMCEYAHAMGNSVGHLAEYWDMVWAHDNLIGGYIWDWIDQGLEKQDAQGNTFLAYGGDFGDKPNDSNFCINGIIDSYRNPKPPIEEAKYVFQPIKVTAVDLAQGKVNIKNRNFFVNLNKYDIRWSLSEDGKLIEQGELAQVDIAPQAEKTVKVNFTKPSLKAGAKYWLRLSLHTRKDELWAKAGFELAKAQFELPFYQAKSQPKADYPSVQLEKSSTKVTVKNDNFSASFDPKTGYLTQYTSRASGKNQVLVESALTPNFWRPETDNDRLGWQTAKTLAYWKDAPQKLSLVNFEVNHTSEQQVKIVAQLQDKGKVDLTLSYLISGNGDVKVDFDFTADESLPSILRIGMTTNVSKKLINMSFLGKGPFENYIDRNQGAEMGVYSGQVEQFVHNYVRPQENGNHTDIDWLDLMDARGHGLVINGEQPLSMSVWPWSAQNLENSTHTNELVKQGAYTVNIDLIQAGVGGTDSWSPKAAPIDKYKIFPGHYQYSFTLSPVKFD from the coding sequence ATGATTCAAGTAAGATTGCCGTTAGCACAGAAGCTAACACGAAAATTTGCTGTTTCGTCTCTTTTATTGTTGGGGGCGTTTAGTCACAATGCTTTTGCACAAAAAGCGAGTGAAATTAACGATTGGGAAAATCCCGATGTTATTCAAATTAACAAAATGCCTGCCAGAGCAACGGCTTATTCATTTACCAGTGAAGCATCAGCTTTAAAAGGCGATCGCGATCAAGCGAATTTTTTATCGTTAAATGGTCAGTGGAAATTTCACTTTGTAGCTGATTCAGCTAACCGACCGCTGGACTTTTATCAGTCTGATTTTAATAGCCAAGACTGGGATAATATTACAGTTCCTTCAAATTGGGAATTAGAAGGTTATGGCCAGCCAATTTATACCAATTCTACCTATCCGTTTCCTGTTAACTTACCAAAAATCGATCGTGAAAATGCGGTTGGCTCTTATTTAAAAAGTTTTGAATTGCCAGCAGATTGGGCTAATAAGCAAGTAGTATTGCATTTTGGTGGCGTCGCCTCAGCCTTTTATTTATGGGTGAATGGTGAAAAAGTAGGTTATAGCCAAGATAGTGCATTACCAGCTGAATTTGATATAACAGACTATGTTAAAAAAGGTAAAAACGACATTGCTGTGCAAGTTTTCCGTTGGAGCGATGGCAGTTATTTAGAAGATCAGGACCATTGGCGTTTAGGCGGTATTCAGCGTGAAGTTTTATTATTAGCGCAGCCTAAAGTGGCGATTAATGACTTTGCGGTACGTACGGTATTAACTGACAATTACAGTAAAGCTAAATTGCAGGTTAATCCAGAATTAACTAATTTAAATAAACAAAATATTGAAGGTTGGAGTTTATCTGCGCAATTATACGATGCCAATGATAAACCCGTTTTAGACAGTGAGCTTGATATTGAAGCCACCCAATTAAGTCCAGTGGTTTATCCTCAGCGAGATACATTTAAGTTTGAGGTATTAGAAGCTCAAATAGATAATCCAAAACTTTGGACTTCTGAAACGCCTTATTTATATACCCTAACGTTGTCGTTAAAAAATAAACAAGAGCAATTAGTTGAAGCTCGCAGTGTGAAAGTGGGCTTTAGAGACGTTAAAATTAACGATAAAGGCCAGTTACTGATTAATGGGCAAAGTATTAAACTGATTGGTGTTAACCGTCATGATCATCATGTCACTAAAGGTAAAGCATTAAACCGAGCAGATATTCGTCGTGATTTTGAGCTATTAAAAACGTTTAACTTTAATTCAATTAGAACGGCGCATTATCCAAACGACCCATATGTTTATCAGTTAGCCGATCAGTATGGTATTTATGTGATGGATGAAGCCAATATTGAAAGCCATGGTGTGGGCGGCAAATTGGCCAATTTACCACAGTGGACAAATTCAATTGTGCAGCGTGTAGCCAATATGGTTGAGCGTGATAAAAATCATCCTTCTATTATCTCTTGGTCATTTGGTAATGAATCAGGCACAGGTCCTGGCTTTGCAGCCGCAGCAGGCTGGGTGAAAGATTTTGACCCAACTCGTTTTATTCATTACGAAGGCGCACAAGGCGATCCAAATCATCCAAAATATAGTCCTTTAGTGGATTTATGGAATAGCGCCGAAGAGCGCCATACACCTTTAGCTAACCCGACCGATCCGCCTTTTGTTGATGTGATCAGCCGAATGTATCCTAATTTAGAAGATTTAAAAGGCTTAGCTGATAGCCCTTATATTGATCGTCCTATCTTAATGTGTGAATACGCACATGCTATGGGTAACTCAGTCGGCCATTTAGCTGAATACTGGGATATGGTTTGGGCACATGATAATTTAATTGGTGGTTATATCTGGGATTGGATTGACCAAGGGTTAGAAAAACAAGATGCACAAGGCAATACCTTTTTAGCTTACGGTGGTGATTTTGGTGATAAACCAAATGATTCAAATTTCTGTATTAACGGGATTATTGATTCTTATCGCAATCCAAAACCGCCAATTGAAGAAGCTAAATATGTATTCCAGCCTATTAAAGTGACTGCGGTAGACTTAGCTCAAGGCAAAGTTAACATTAAAAACCGAAACTTTTTTGTTAACTTAAATAAATATGATATCCGCTGGTCATTAAGCGAAGATGGTAAATTAATTGAACAAGGCGAGTTAGCGCAGGTTGATATTGCACCACAAGCTGAAAAGACGGTTAAAGTTAACTTTACTAAACCCAGCTTAAAAGCCGGTGCTAAGTATTGGTTACGGTTAAGCTTACATACCCGCAAAGACGAGTTATGGGCAAAAGCTGGATTTGAGTTAGCCAAAGCGCAATTTGAATTGCCTTTTTATCAAGCTAAATCACAACCGAAAGCTGATTACCCTAGCGTTCAGTTGGAAAAGAGCTCAACCAAAGTAACGGTTAAAAATGATAATTTTAGTGCTAGCTTTGATCCAAAAACCGGTTATTTAACACAATACACCAGCCGTGCTTCGGGTAAAAACCAAGTTTTGGTTGAATCGGCACTTACACCTAACTTTTGGCGACCAGAAACAGATAACGACAGATTAGGTTGGCAAACCGCTAAAACCTTAGCTTATTGGAAAGATGCGCCACAAAAATTATCTCTGGTTAATTTTGAGGTTAATCACACGTCAGAGCAGCAAGTAAAAATAGTGGCTCAATTACAAGATAAAGGTAAAGTTGATTTAACGCTGAGTTATTTAATTTCTGGTAACGGCGATGTGAAAGTGGATTTTGATTTTACCGCTGATGAATCACTTCCATCTATTTTACGTATTGGGATGACGACCAATGTGAGCAAAAAGCTAATCAACATGAGCTTCTTAGGTAAAGGGCCATTTGAAAATTATATAGACAGAAACCAAGGCGCTGAAATGGGTGTATATTCAGGCCAAGTAGAGCAGTTTGTACATAACTATGTCCGTCCTCAGGAAAACGGTAACCATACTGATATTGATTGGTTAGATTTAATGGATGCACGTGGTCATGGTTTGGTGATCAATGGTGAACAGCCATTAAGCATGTCGGTTTGGCCTTGGTCGGCACAAAATTTAGAAAACAGTACACATACCAATGAATTAGTTAAGCAAGGTGCTTACACAGTTAATATTGATTTAATTCAAGCTGGTGTGGGTGGTACTGATTCATGGAGTCCTAAAGCTGCACCTATTGATAAATACAAAATATTCCCAGGACATTATCAATACAGCTTTACTTTGTCTCCCGTTAAATTTGATTAA
- a CDS encoding family 16 glycosylhydrolase gives MLKNITNCFQQGHKLFCVYLLLLLSSTSVAVIAAPPQLTESKQWQVVDELTDEFNQTVLDTQKWDDYHPHWSGRAPSAFKKGNCYVQDGQLLLRSTLKTLPSKVNDPYQDIWVNSAACVSKKKQAKPGYYYEARIKASSLSMTSSFWFRVGQYSEIDVIEHIGNPSVESRQADLPYQYHANTHYYGPAKGRKPLANEYKMSTRGRDEFHVYGFWWKDPNTLWFYHNDKKVMEIKPRVPFSEPLKMIFDTEVFPWASAGVPNIGLPKVENLNDPHKNVMRVDWVRTYQPVKP, from the coding sequence GTGTTAAAAAATATAACGAATTGTTTTCAGCAAGGCCATAAGTTGTTTTGCGTTTATTTATTGCTGCTATTAAGTAGTACGAGTGTTGCAGTTATAGCTGCACCACCTCAATTGACTGAAAGCAAGCAATGGCAAGTCGTTGATGAATTAACGGATGAATTTAATCAGACCGTTTTAGATACACAAAAATGGGACGATTATCATCCTCATTGGTCAGGTAGAGCGCCATCTGCATTTAAAAAAGGTAATTGCTATGTTCAGGACGGGCAATTGTTATTACGTTCTACGCTAAAAACATTGCCTTCAAAAGTGAATGATCCATATCAGGATATTTGGGTTAATTCTGCTGCTTGTGTAAGCAAAAAAAAGCAAGCTAAACCCGGTTATTATTATGAAGCCAGAATAAAAGCGTCTTCATTATCTATGACATCTTCGTTTTGGTTTAGAGTAGGTCAATACTCAGAAATCGATGTTATAGAACATATAGGTAATCCTTCAGTTGAATCCCGTCAAGCTGATTTACCATATCAATACCACGCAAATACACATTATTATGGTCCAGCTAAAGGCCGAAAACCTTTAGCCAACGAATATAAAATGTCAACTCGTGGCCGTGATGAATTTCACGTGTATGGATTTTGGTGGAAAGATCCGAACACGCTTTGGTTTTATCACAACGATAAAAAAGTAATGGAAATTAAGCCCAGAGTGCCTTTTTCAGAGCCTCTTAAAATGATTTTTGATACTGAAGTATTTCCGTGGGCTAGTGCGGGTGTACCAAATATAGGTTTGCCTAAAGTAGAAAATTTAAATGATCCGCACAAGAATGTCATGCGTGTTGATTGGGTAAGAACTTATCAACCGGTTAAGCCATAA
- a CDS encoding putative glycoside hydrolase: MKSSISQLISFVKYLSALSLLSLSYFASAADPVSTYIHQGKAVSPWKLQVGNGLNWSIPVKNQTGETERANLTVKPAKKSTKGDALNVKWLGREVKNQWGGNLLNDSSLTINKNKVDISSVEDLAAINFDMRVLRKPNKVTSLTLRCKYTNKCEGKIVLNKLLDQMPEDEWSQLTLPLNCFNPDGEFDFSQLTDIIISTQGKLEFDLARVDLVALPKGHKGCKK; this comes from the coding sequence ATGAAAAGCTCAATTTCTCAGCTTATTTCCTTCGTTAAATACTTATCAGCACTTAGCTTATTAAGTCTCTCCTACTTTGCATCGGCGGCAGACCCCGTATCTACCTATATCCATCAAGGCAAAGCGGTTTCTCCCTGGAAATTACAAGTTGGCAATGGGCTTAACTGGAGCATTCCAGTTAAAAACCAAACCGGTGAAACTGAACGCGCAAATTTAACGGTAAAACCAGCTAAAAAATCGACCAAAGGAGATGCATTGAACGTAAAATGGCTTGGTCGTGAAGTCAAAAATCAATGGGGTGGTAACCTTTTAAACGACTCAAGTTTAACCATAAATAAAAACAAAGTGGACATCTCTAGCGTTGAAGATTTAGCTGCTATTAACTTTGATATGAGGGTATTACGCAAACCCAATAAAGTGACCAGCTTAACACTTCGTTGCAAGTATACGAATAAGTGTGAGGGTAAAATTGTACTTAATAAATTATTAGATCAAATGCCTGAAGATGAATGGAGCCAATTAACGCTACCTTTAAATTGCTTTAATCCTGATGGCGAGTTTGACTTTAGCCAGCTAACAGACATTATAATAAGCACCCAAGGCAAGTTAGAATTTGACTTAGCACGTGTCGACTTAGTAGCGTTACCTAAAGGTCATAAAGGCTGTAAAAAATAA
- a CDS encoding ThuA domain-containing protein yields MKPYINTAVAMLSGLLLLSACSQNTNTPTPDNKHNKINALIIDGQNNHGNWPKSSVMMQTNLEQTGLFNVDIKRTQFTWKGENLIKKFPIDGPKTTALEQPKTDPNFIPNFKDYDVVISNFGWKAADLPKQTETALADFIENGGGLVVVHAADNSWPKWKAFNKMIGLGGWGGRNEKDGPWVYYDKNDKLIRNTQPGHGGGHGPQREFSIKVREPNHPITQGLPPVFMHAKDELYEKLRGPAENMTILATAFSNENPQANGRHEPVVMVINYGKGRIFHTTLGHGDPAHESVSLITLIQRGTEWAATGKVSQAVPADFPTAEQSQRRPFSL; encoded by the coding sequence ATGAAGCCCTACATTAATACCGCTGTTGCTATGTTAAGCGGTTTGTTATTACTAAGCGCATGTTCGCAAAATACCAACACCCCAACGCCTGATAACAAACACAACAAAATCAATGCGTTAATTATAGACGGTCAAAATAACCACGGTAACTGGCCAAAGTCCAGCGTGATGATGCAAACTAATTTAGAGCAAACGGGTTTATTTAATGTTGATATTAAACGAACTCAGTTTACTTGGAAGGGTGAGAATTTAATTAAAAAATTTCCGATAGATGGGCCTAAAACCACTGCGTTAGAACAACCTAAAACAGACCCTAATTTTATTCCTAATTTTAAAGATTATGATGTCGTCATCTCAAATTTCGGCTGGAAAGCGGCAGATTTACCTAAACAAACAGAAACCGCTTTAGCTGATTTTATTGAAAATGGCGGTGGTTTAGTCGTGGTTCATGCCGCTGATAATAGCTGGCCTAAATGGAAAGCTTTTAACAAAATGATAGGTTTAGGTGGCTGGGGTGGCCGCAATGAAAAAGATGGACCTTGGGTTTATTACGACAAAAACGATAAACTCATTCGAAATACGCAGCCCGGACATGGCGGCGGGCATGGTCCACAACGCGAATTTTCAATTAAAGTAAGGGAACCTAACCACCCTATTACTCAAGGCCTGCCTCCTGTATTTATGCATGCAAAAGATGAGCTGTATGAAAAATTACGAGGGCCAGCTGAAAATATGACAATTTTAGCAACGGCATTTTCAAATGAAAACCCACAAGCCAACGGGCGCCACGAGCCAGTCGTTATGGTCATTAATTATGGCAAAGGTCGAATTTTTCACACCACACTGGGTCATGGAGATCCAGCTCATGAATCCGTTAGCTTAATCACGCTAATTCAACGCGGAACTGAGTGGGCAGCAACCGGTAAAGTGAGTCAAGCAGTACCAGCTGATTTTCCAACTGCTGAGCAAAGCCAACGCCGGCCTTTTAGCCTGTAA